One Mycobacterium sp. SMC-4 DNA window includes the following coding sequences:
- a CDS encoding DUF5703 family protein, with product MSSARGPMPAAWNRAVAEDSGDYEWIPLRLPPEVTRVSASVRLSIEAEYRGWELTRVRLYTDGSRRVLLRRRKRADAVPGPDQPAL from the coding sequence ATGAGTTCGGCACGAGGCCCGATGCCGGCAGCGTGGAACCGGGCGGTGGCCGAGGATTCCGGCGATTACGAGTGGATTCCGCTGCGGCTGCCCCCGGAGGTGACGCGGGTCAGCGCCTCGGTGCGGCTGTCGATCGAGGCCGAGTACCGCGGGTGGGAGCTGACCCGGGTGCGGCTCTACACCGACGGCAGCCGGCGAGTGCTGTTGCGGCGCCGGAAGCGCGCCGACGCGGTGCCGGGCCCGGATCAGCCCGCACTGTGA
- a CDS encoding quinone-dependent dihydroorotate dehydrogenase, with translation MYRALRQGLFLVEPERIHTAVFAGLRAATATPLTRNMLQRRLSPSDPALASTVFGVRFPGPLGLAAGFDKDGRGVRTWGALGFGYAEVGTVTARPQPGNPRPRLFRLSADRALLNRMGFNNDGAAALAAHLARHHPDVPIGVNIGKTKLTPAQRAAEDYAESARLLGPLATYLVVNVSSPNTPGLRDLQSVDTLRPILTAVLAETSTPVLVKIAPDLADDDIADIADLAVELGLAGIVATNTTVSRANLRTPGVDALGPGGVSGPPVARRSLEVLRGLYRRVGDRLVLISVGGIETADDAWERITAGATLLQGYTGFVYGGGMWAATIHQGIARRLHEHGFTGLADAVGSAAG, from the coding sequence ATGTACCGGGCGCTGCGGCAAGGCCTGTTCCTGGTCGAACCTGAGCGAATCCACACCGCTGTCTTCGCCGGCCTACGCGCCGCCACCGCTACCCCGCTGACACGTAACATGTTGCAGCGCAGGCTTTCTCCGAGCGATCCCGCCCTGGCCAGCACAGTGTTCGGGGTCCGGTTCCCCGGGCCGCTGGGGTTGGCGGCCGGGTTCGACAAAGATGGCCGGGGCGTGCGGACCTGGGGTGCGCTCGGTTTCGGCTACGCCGAGGTGGGGACCGTGACGGCGCGACCACAACCCGGAAATCCGCGGCCCAGATTGTTCCGGCTTTCCGCCGACCGCGCCCTGCTCAACCGGATGGGCTTCAACAACGACGGTGCCGCCGCGCTGGCCGCGCACCTGGCCCGCCACCATCCTGATGTGCCGATCGGTGTCAACATCGGCAAGACGAAGCTCACGCCGGCGCAGCGCGCGGCAGAGGACTACGCCGAGAGCGCCCGCCTGCTGGGGCCGTTGGCGACCTATCTGGTGGTCAACGTCAGCTCACCCAACACCCCGGGTCTGCGCGACCTGCAGTCGGTCGACACGCTACGACCCATCCTGACCGCGGTGCTGGCCGAGACGTCCACGCCGGTGCTGGTCAAGATCGCACCCGATCTGGCCGACGACGACATCGCCGACATCGCCGACCTGGCCGTTGAACTGGGGCTGGCCGGGATCGTGGCGACCAACACCACGGTGTCGAGGGCGAATCTGCGGACACCCGGCGTCGACGCGCTGGGCCCTGGCGGGGTGTCGGGACCCCCGGTGGCGCGCCGGTCTCTGGAGGTCCTGCGCGGGCTGTACCGGCGGGTCGGGGACCGCCTGGTGCTGATCAGCGTCGGCGGTATCGAAACCGCCGACGATGCGTGGGAACGCATCACCGCGGGCGCCACGCTGCTGCAGGGCTACACCGGGTTCGTCTACGGCGGCGGGATGTGGGCCGCCACGATCCACCAGGGCATCGCCCGCCGCCTGCACGAGCACGGTTTCACCGGCCTGGCCGACGCGGTCGGTTCGGCGGCGGGCTGA
- a CDS encoding YbhB/YbcL family Raf kinase inhibitor-like protein gives MSFPYNPYDFLPELPTFTVTSQSFTDGGPLANDQVSGIMGAGGSDVSPQLSWSGFPEQTRSFAVTVFDPDAPTASGFWHWAVFNLPATVTELPAGVGDGSASGFPGDAVTLANDAGLKRYLGAAPPPGHGPHRYIVAVHAVGVEKLDVPADATPAYLGFNLFSQAIARALIHGTYEQH, from the coding sequence GTGTCGTTTCCCTACAATCCGTACGACTTCCTGCCCGAGCTCCCCACCTTCACGGTGACCTCCCAGTCCTTCACCGACGGGGGGCCGCTGGCCAACGACCAGGTCAGCGGCATCATGGGTGCCGGCGGATCGGACGTGTCACCGCAGCTGAGCTGGTCGGGCTTTCCCGAACAGACCCGCAGCTTCGCCGTGACCGTCTTCGACCCCGACGCGCCGACGGCATCCGGGTTCTGGCACTGGGCGGTGTTCAACCTGCCGGCCACGGTCACCGAACTGCCCGCCGGTGTCGGCGACGGCAGCGCGAGCGGATTCCCCGGCGACGCGGTCACCTTGGCCAACGACGCCGGCCTGAAGCGCTACCTCGGTGCCGCCCCGCCGCCCGGCCACGGCCCGCACCGCTACATCGTCGCCGTCCATGCCGTCGGCGTGGAGAAGCTCGACGTGCCCGCCGATGCCACCCCGGCCTACCTGGGCTTCAACCTGTTCAGCCAGGCCATCGCCCGGGCCCTGATCCACGGCACCTACGAGCAGCACTGA